One window of Papaver somniferum cultivar HN1 chromosome 9, ASM357369v1, whole genome shotgun sequence genomic DNA carries:
- the LOC113311825 gene encoding uncharacterized protein LOC113311825: MRTGSWKFDFSRVLNPAESIDLLEIKHELRNVQLMQEEDELVGDCTTEGIYLKIAEDGTDWEFYRVVHSKFVPPKVMFIIWASMHDSIPTRSMLQARRVEINSNLCLLCNNEVETQGHLFIDCSWVKYFWEIFINSMQVSCIRPLNFKETMLSWRVERVSPRIKLVWHLLPYAICWELWLERNRRNHGGRPNNKDELVYAIKLDIFLWSSTTEIFKDFTMNQIIHH, encoded by the coding sequence ATGAGAACTGGTAGTTGGAAGTTTGATTTCTCAAGAGTCCTCAACCCAGCAGAAAGTATTGATTTGCTAGAAATTAAACACGAACTGAGGAATGTGCAGCTGATGCAGGAAGAGGATGAACTGGTGGGAGATTGCACTACCGAAGGTATCTACTTGAAGATTGCTGAAGATGGTACGGATTGGGAGTTTTATAGAGTTGTGCATAGTAAGTTCGTTCCTCCAAAGGTTATGTTCATCATCTGGGCATCTATGCATGACTCTATTCCAACGAGAAGCATGTTGCAGGCTAGGAGGGTGGAGATTAATTCAAATCTATGTCTTCTCTGTAACAACGAGGTGGAGACGCAAGGTCATCTTTTCATTGACTGCAGCTGGGTAAAGTATTTTTGGGAGATTTTCATCAATTCGATGCAAGTTTCTTGCATCAGACCACTGAATTTTAAGGAAACGATGTTGAGTTGGAGAGTTGAAAGAGTTTCTCCTAGAATCAAACTAGTTTGGCATTTGCTACCATATGCAATATGCTGGGAGTTGTGGCTGGAAAGAAATAGGAGGAATCATGGAGGTAGACCGAATAATAAGGATGAGTTGGTGTATGCTATAAAGCTGGATATCTTCCT